A single window of Tamandua tetradactyla isolate mTamTet1 chromosome 25, mTamTet1.pri, whole genome shotgun sequence DNA harbors:
- the RPS12 gene encoding small ribosomal subunit protein eS12: protein MAEEGIVAGGVMDVNTALQEVLKTALIHDGLARGIREAAKALDKRQAHLCVLASNCDEPMYVKLVEALCAEHQINLIKVDDNKKLGEWVGLCKIDREGKPRKVVGCSCVVVKDYGKESQAKDVIEEYFKCKK from the exons ATGGCCGAGGAAGG CATTGTTGCTGGAGGTGTAATGGACGTGAACACTGCTTTACAAGAGGTGCTGAAGACCGCCCTCATCCACGATGGCCTCGCACGTGGAATCCGCGAAGCTGCCAAAGCTTTAGACAA GCGCCAAGCCCATCTTTGTGTGCTCGCATCCAACTGTGATGAACCTATGTACGTCAAGTTGGTGGAGGCCCTTTGTGCAGAGCACCAAATCAACCTAATTAAG GTTGACGACAACAAGAAACTAGGAGAGTGGGTAGGCCTCTGTAAAATCGATAGAGAGGGGAAACCCCGTAAAGTTGTTGGCTGCAGTTGTGTTGTTGTTAAG gattaTGGCAAAGAATCTCAGGCCAAAGATGTCATCGAAGAGTATTTCAaatgcaagaaatga